A genome region from Polyodon spathula isolate WHYD16114869_AA chromosome 19, ASM1765450v1, whole genome shotgun sequence includes the following:
- the LOC121294638 gene encoding dmX-like protein 2 isoform X2, translated as MHLHQVLTGAVNPGDGCYSVGSVNDIPFTAYGSGCDIVILASDFECVQIIPGAKHGNIQVSCVECSHQLGRIAASYGNTVCIFEPVATNLHKRNNLNYQWQKTGQFFLSSMTYNLAWDPQGNRILTATDRLQLWAPPSGDVLLEEDDGQAADDKLPPVLNDWICVWQCKTAVSVHIMKWSSDGEYFATAGKDDCLLKVWYPTTGWKSAVVIPYLPDRKSDAVHFSFVYLAHPRTVTGFSWRKTSKYMPRGSVCNVLLTSCQDGVCRLWSETLLPEDSLLGGQITESSTSSSSSLPHLGNQKDKIQHALETIHHFKHLRRGRRRSSALVAHTDLLPSQLGSHDVHRQISHHANALCHFHIAASINPSTAIPLAFAGTAFTPDEGNGGFVVHWLNNKELSFTSAMDLFMQQLRKMSEQQVEQGCEDLDQDILQKFDPELEDVSDKGSSEHEEGEQEGSTKASSPGSSASVPLPTVLLDRKMEALVNEWNRNPDMLFTIHPVDGSFLVWHVKYLDEYIPGIFRQVQVAFSSRIPVAFPTGDANSLSKNIMVYACTVTEEDSSGAGQQKKIKSIPHSASETNALGSGTGHSVVPVISPAVMMVSKHIDGSLNQWAVTFADKSSFSSVLTVSHKFRYCGHRFHLNDLACHTVLPLLLTSSHHNALLTPESENEWDAEKVKQKLQPFKPQKGFSRKQLKNAATRTFHDPNAIYSELILWRVDHIGPLSCTGGVSELARINSLHTSAFSNVAWLPTLIPSHCLGTYCNSASACFVASDGKNLRLYQAVVDARKLLDELSDPEISKLVGEVFNIVSQQSTARPGCIIELDVITNQCGSTTQLLHVFQEDFILGYKPRDESVAYEDLESSSFQTEQGYRPPLFSETFFLVVIAKDSNRRSVLQMWHLHLKSVQACASNTTPEQTFENKLTVPEQNNAESSPDTSPGQSPLPRSSSTANLQSASKLILSSKLVYSQPLDLPNDVEVIRATPSAGHLSSSSIYPVCLAPYLIVTTCSDSKVRFWHCIVEIDPSYEDPEEGRIYRWEPWSLMNEEDDSNSAVCVTGRPVAVSCSYIGRLAVAFKQLKQSSGCISKEFSMNVSIFECESTGGSEWVLEQTIHLDDLANVGHALDPRVSVDSNLCVYSKSDLYLNKDHHLTPNIKHFVHLDWLSKEDGSHILTVGVGSSILMYGRISGIVNEQTSSKDGVAVITLPLGGSIKQGIKSKWILLRSVDLVSSVDGKPSLPVSLSWVRDGILVIGMDCEMHVYAQWKQDKKRCGETEGDSLSSSENIAGQVDSRGFDTKACAMKHSVFDGPATAGDAFAAPTVLQDGGLFEAAHSLSPTLPQYHPTQLLELMDLGKVRRAKAILSHLVKCIAGEVAIVRDTEAGEGGARRHLSRTISVSGSTAKDTIIAGRDGVRDYTEIDSIPPLPLYALLSADLDTSYKIADESGKVRKGSESQRKLSGDQYEDLFQVQAVTTDDFVSFATEKKESKSRVINLSQYGLTYFGPEHARVLSSHLMHSSLPGLTRLEQMFLVALADTVATTSTEVGGSREKSCTGGETLDECGLRYLLAMRLHTCLLTSLPPLYRLQLLHQGVSTCHFAWAFHSEAEEEMLNMIPAMQRGDPQWPELRAMGVGWWVRNINTLRRTIEKVAKAAFQRKNDPLDAALFYLAIKKKAVLWGLFRSQHDDKMTQFFSHNFYEDRWRKAALKNAFSLLGKQRFEQAAGFFLLAGSLRDAIEVCLEKMEDIQLAMVVSRLYESDYEASPSYKGILNERVLGCLKDGSGFICSKLHPDPFLRSMSFWIMKDYTRALDTLLEQIPKEDDENPDVIVKSCNPVVFSFYNYLRTHPLLIRRHFTSPEGSLSTVGLTAEKSNADEINLIERKLFFTTANAHFKVGCPVLALEVLSKIPKVFKNTGSSLSKDTNVSASQPLENGGRASDLDWSQTGAASSTLDWGSSSEAATAVDWSQPLVKLEDDGLQLDWENDKDDEEDDEDDVGLTMKDSKSDEKITKQKDESIPKPPGLLRGDSAFESEVDVIAEQLKFRACLKILMTELRTLATGYEVDGGKLRFQLYNWLEKEIWALHQICNYKVEGKDSTNEVDKWKDSDSMELEGAVYKSDAGSYERHQLERQRLQAKQEHTERRKGWLRKNQALLRVFLSYCSLHGAQGGGVASVRMELIFLLQESQQETTVKQLQSPLPLPTTLPLLSASIAATKTVIANPVLHLSNHIHDIMYTIVQMDSPPHPNIHDDKTYTLHTQAASLSACIYQALCDSHSYSSQTETSQFTGMIYQGLLLSERRRLRTESIEEHATPSSLPAQWPGVTSLINLVKSAQDEDQPKLNVLLCEAVVAVYLSLLIHGLATHSSNELFRLAAHPLNNRMWAAVFGGGAKLIVKPKRSPEIAPAPPARTEEIDKHRRRFNMRMLVPGRPVKETVVPPPVPAERPTYKEKFVPPELSMWDYFVAKPFLPLSDSGALYDSDESLPSDDEDDDDAFLSDTQITEHLDPNSYSWALLRLVLVKLALHNVKNFFPVAGLEFSELPVTSPLGNGVIKTLENWEQILLEKINKFDGPPPNYINTYPSDVSSGGGPAILRHKAMLEPDNTPFKAKHYLAFPVKRLWHFLVKQDVLQDTLIRYIFTRKRKQSESLEDHVDQLKQNCIAEDHKTCKVEADLGYPGGKAKVIHKESDIIMAFAVNKASNNEIVLASTHDVQEIDVSTLLAAQPYTWIGEEFDKESRSSDDLDHRSSHTNIAQASAPPFAPSQIPASASMPWLGSGQTSTGANVIMKRNLNNVKRMTSHPVYQYYLTGAQDGSVRMFEWGRPQQLACFRQAGNARVTRLYFNSQGNKCGVADGEGFLSLWQVNQTASNPKPYLSWQCHSKATSDFAFLTSSSLIATTGQSNDNRNVCLWDTLVSPNNSLVHAFPCHDNGATVLQYAPRQQLVISGGRKGFICIFDIRQRQLLHTFQAHDSAVKALAMDSTEDYFITGSAEGNMKVWKLTGHGLIYSFTHEHAKQSIFRNIGAGVVKIETGPGNRIFTCGADGTLKMRVLPDRYNVPASIFDIL; from the exons GCATATGGCTCAGGATGTGATATTGTCATTTTGGCAAGTGACTTTGAGTGTGTTCAGATCATTCCGGGTGCTAAGCATGGAAACATTCAAGTGAGCTGCGTGGAGTGTTCACATCAGCTGGGAAGG ATTGCAGCCTCCTATGGGAATACAGTGTGTATTTTTGAACCAGTTGCTACAAATCTCCACAAAAGAAACAAT CTAAATTATCAATGGCAAAAGACAGGACAATTTTTCCTCAGTTCTATGACCTACAATTTGGCATGGGACCCACAAG GTAACCGGATATTAACAGCAACAGACCGACTGCAGCTTTGGGCGCCGCCGTCTGGTGATGTTCTTTTGGAGGAGGATGATGGTCAGGCTGCAGATGATAAATTACCACCAGTCTTAAATGACTGGATATGTGTCTGGCAGTGCAA GACTGCAGTGTCTGTTCATATTATGAAGTGGTCCTCTGACGGTGAATACTTTGCAACTGCAGGGAAG gatGACTGTCTATTGAAGGTGTGGTATCCAACCACTGGCTGGAAGTCTGCTGTTGTAATCCCATATCTCCCTGACAGAAAGTCAGACGCTGTCCATTTCTCCTTTGTGTACCTAGCACATCCTCGGACAGTGACAGGCTTTTCATGGCGGAAGACCAGCAAGTACATGCCTAG AGGGTCTGTGTGCAATGTGCTGCTTACTTCATGTCAAGATGGTGTCTGTCGGCTCTGGTCCGAAACCTTGTTACCAGAGGATAGTCTTCTTGGTGGCCAAATTACTGAAAGCAGCACTAGCTCCAGCAGCAGCCTTCCCCATCTCGGAAATCAGAAGGATAAGATACAGCATGCTCTGGAG ACAATTCACCACTTTAAACATCTGAGAAGAGGTCGGAGGAGATCTTCAGCTCTGGTCGCCCACACAGACCTGTTGCCGAGCCAGCTTGGCTCACATGATGTGCACAGGCAGATTTCTCACCATGCTAATGCACTCTGCCATTTTCACATTGCAGCAAGTATCAACCCTAGCACAG CTATTCCACTGGCTTTTGCTGGGACAGCTTTCACACCTGATGAAGGAAATGGGGGCTTTGTTGTTCATTGGCTTAACAATAAGGAACTTAGCTTTACATCTGCCATGGATTTGTTTATGCAGCAACTAAGAAAGATGTCTGAGCAGCAGGTGGAACAAGGATGTGAAGACCTTGATCAAGACATTTTACAGAAGTTTGATCCTG AACTGGAAGATGTTTCAGATAAAGGGTCATCCGAGCATGAAGAAGGGGAACAAGAAGGAAGTACCAAGGCATCATCCCCTGGCTCCAGTGCTAGTGTGCCACTCCCCACAGTGCTGCTTGATCGGAAAATGGAGGCACTTGTTAATGAGTGGAACAGGAATCCGGATATGCTTTTTACAATTCATCCTGTTGACGGCTCATTTTTAGTGTGGCATGTAAAGTACTTAGATGAATACATCCCAGGAATCTTCAGACAGGTCCAG gttgcaTTTTCTTCTCGCATTCCGGTAGCTTTTCCCACTGGAGATGCTAACTCGCTCAGTAAAAACATCATGGTGTATGCTTGTACAGTTACTGAAGAAGATTCAAGTGGTGCTGGGCAACAGAAGAAAATTAAAAGCATTCCTCACAGTGCATCAGAAACAAATGCACTTGGCTCTGGAACTGGCCATTCAGTGGTGCCTGTCATTAGTCCTGCAGTAATGATGGTGTCAAAACACATAGATGGATCCCTGAACCAGTGGGCTGTTACTTTTGCAGACAAGTCTTCCTTCTCATCAGTATTGACTGTCTCTCACAAATTTAGATATTGTGGACATCGCTTCCATCTTAATGACTTGGCCTGTCATACTGTACTTCCATTGTTGCTGACTTCTTCACATCATAACGCTTTGTTAACGCCTGAATCAGAGAACGAATGGGACGCTGAAAAAGTGAAGCAAAAACTACAGCCCTTCAAACCTCAGAAGGGTTTCTCGAGAAAGCAGCTGAAAAATGCAGCAACTCGAACATTTCATGACCCCAATGCAATCTACAGTGAGCTGATTCTCTGGCGTGTGGATCACATAGGACCCTTATCATGCACAGGAGGGGTGTCTGAGTTGGCACGAATTAACTCTCTGCATACTTCAGCCTTTTCTAATGTCGCTTGGCTTCCAACTCTGATACCAAGCCACTGTCTTG GAACTTACTGCAATTCTGCAAGTGCTTGCTTTGTGGCTTCCGATGGCAAGAACCTTCGGCTCTACCAAGCAGTGGTTGATGCTCGAAAACTTTTAGATGAACTTTCGGATCCTGAGATATCT aaacttGTTGGTGAGGTCTTTAATATTGTCAGCCAGCAGTCTACAGCTCGTCCTGGTTGTATTATTGAACTTGATGTCATTACAAAccag tgtgGCTCAACCACGCAACTTCTTCATGTCTTTCAAGAGGATTTCATCTTGGGTTATAAACCACGTGATGAGTCTGTAGCTTATGAGGATCTAGAATCTTCCAGTTTTCAGACAGAACAAG GGTACCGCCCTCCACTATTTTCAGAAACGTTTTTTCTTGTGGTAATTGCAAAGGACAGCAATAGACGTTCTGTTCTTCAAATGTGGCATCTCCATTTAAAATCTGTGCAGGCTTGTGCCA GTAATACAACACCTGAGCAGACGTTTGAGAACAAGCTCACTGTTCCAGAGCAAAACAATGCAGAGTCTTCTCCAGATACCTCCCCTGGCCAAAGCCCTCTTCCACGCTCTTCTTCAACAGCTAATCTTCAGTCTGCGAGCAAGCTTATCCTGAGTTCCAAATTAGTATACAGCCAACCGCTGGATCTTCCCAATGACGTTGAAGTTATCCGTGCTACACCTTCagcag ggcATCTTAGCTCCTCGTCAATTTACCCAGTCTGTCTCGCTCCCTATTTAATAGTGACAACCTGCTCCGACAGTAAGGTTAGGTTTTGGCACTGCATTGTGGAAATTGATCCAAGTTATGAAGATCCTGAAGAAGGACGCATTTACCGATGGGAACCATGGTCTTTAATGAACGAAGAAGATGACAGCaacagtgcagtgtgtgttaCAGGGAGGCCAGTGGCTGTCAGCTGTTCTTACATTGGTCGCCTTGCAGTTGCTTTTAAACAGCTAAAGCAAAGCAGTGGTTGTATATCGAAAGAGTTCTCAATGAACGTGTCTATATTTGAATGCGAGTCAACTGGAGGGTCTGAGTGGGTGTTAGAACAGACTATTCACTTAGACGATTTAGCAAATGTGGGACATGCTCTGGACCCCAGGGTCAGTGTTGATAGTAACTTGTGTGTATATAGCAAGTCAGATTTGTACCTTAACAAAGACCATCACCTGACtccaaatataaaacattttgttcacCTTGACTGGTTATCCAAAGAAGACGGCTCACACATACTGACTGTGGGGGTTGGATCCAGCATATTGATGTATGGCAGAATTTCTGGCATTGTAAATGAACAAACCAGCAGCAAAGATGGTGTTGCTGTGATTACTCTACCACTAGGTGGAAGCATTAAGCAAGGAATAAAATCCAAGTGGATCCTTCTGAGATCCGTGGACTTGGTATCCTCAGTGGATGGCAAACCTTCCTTACCAGTGTCACTGTCTTGGGTAAGGGATGGGATACTAGTAATAGGAATGGACTGCGAAATGCATGTCTATGCCCAGTGGAAACAAGACAAGAAACGCTGTGGTGAAACTGAGGGTGACAGTCTGTCATCTTCTGAAAACATAGCAGGCCAGGTTGACTCAAGAGGATTTGACACAAAAGCCTGTGCAATGAAACACAGTGTTTTTGATGGACCTGCTACTGCAGGTGATGCTTTCGCAGCTCCTACTGTTCTTCAGGATGGGGGTCTGTTTGAAGCTGCACATTCTCTTTCACCTACTCTTCCCCAGTACCATCCCACGCAACTCTTGGAGCTCATGGACTTAGGGAAAGTTCGCAGAGCAAAAGCCATTCTTTCTCATTTGGTGAAATGCATTGCTGGGGAGGTGGCGATTGTGAGAGATACAGAGGCAGGAGAAGGAGGAGCCAGGCGACACCTTTCTCGGACCATCAGTGTAAGTGGCAGTACAGCGAAGGACACAATCATAGCTGGAAGAGATGGAGTCCGTGACTACACTGAAATTGACTCAATTCCGCCATTGCCATTATACGCCTTGCTGTCTGCTGACTTGGACACGTCCTATAAAATTGCAGACGAAAGTGGAAAAGTGCGCAAAGGCTCAGAGAGTCAACGAAAGCTATCAGGAGATCAATACGAAGACCTGTTTCAGGTTCAAGCTGTGACCACTGATGACTTTGTTAGCTTtgctactgaaaaaaaagaaagcaaatccAGAGTTATTAATTTGTCACAATATGGTCTGACATACTTTGGCCCAGAGCATGCTCGAGTTTTGTCAAGCCATCTGATGCATTCTAGTTTACCAGGGCTAACTCGCCTTGAGCAGATGTTCCTGGTCGCATTGGCTGACACTGTGGCTACAACAAGCACTGAAGTTGGTGGAAGCAGAGAAAAAAGTTGTACAG GAGGGGAAACACTTGATGAATGTGGTCTCCGGTATTTGCTAGCCATGCGCTTGCATACATGTTTGCTGACATCACTACCGCCTTTATACCGATTGCAGCTGTTACACCAAg GTGTTTCTACCTGTCATTTTGCTTGGGCTTTTCACTCTGAGGCAGAAGAAGAAATGCTGAATATGATCCCAGCAATGCAAAGAGGAGATCCACAGTGGCCTGAGTTGCGAGCCATGGGAGTTGGCTGGTGGGTTCGAAATATTAATACACTACGAAGGACCATTGAGAAG GTTGCGAAAGCTGCATTTCAAAGGAAAAATGATCCATTAGATGCTGCATTGTTTTATCTCGCTATAAAGAAGAAAGCAGTTCTTTGGGGGTTGTTTAG GTCTCAGCATGATGATAAGATGACACAGTTTTTCAGCCACAACTTCTATGAAGATAGATGGCgcaaagcagctttaaaaaatgcCTTTTCTTTACTGGGAAAACAGCGCTTTGAGCAGGCTGCAGGCTTCTTTTTACTGGCTGGCTCTTTGAGAGATGCTATTgag GTTTGTCTTGAGAAAATGGAAGACATACAGCTGGCCATGGTTGTTTCACGTCTGTACGAGTCGGATTATGAAGCATCCCCCTCCTACAAGGGTATCCTCAATGAAAGGGTACTAGGCTGTTTAAAAGATGGTTCTGGCTTCATCTGCAGTAAACTACACCCTGATCCTTTCCTGCGCAGTATGTCATTCTGGATAATGAAAGACTACACAAGGGCACTGGATACATTATTAGAGCAGATTCCAAAGGAAGATGATGAAAATCCAG ATGTGATTGTGAAATCTTGCAACCCAGTTGTCTTCAGTTTCTACAATTATTTACGAACCCATCCTCTGCTGATCCGAAGACATTTCACATCACCAGAAGGGTCATTGTCCACCGTAGGACTTACAGCTGAGAAAAGCAATGCCGATGAAATCAATCTTATTGAGAGAAAACTGTTCTTTACAACTGCAAATGCTCACTTTAAAGTGGGTTGCCCTGTACTGGCTCTTGAGGTCCTTTCTAAAATACCAAAAGTCTTTAAAAACACAGGATCCTCTCTAAGCAAAGACACAAATGTTAGCGCATCACAGCCACTAGAAAATGGCGGAAGAGCTAGTGACTTGGATTGGTCACAGACTGGGGCAGCATCCTCTACTCTAGACTGGGGAAGCAGCAGTGAAGCTGCTACTGCTGTTGACTGGAGCCAACCTCTCGTTAAATTGGAAGATGATGGATTGCAGCTCGACTGGGAAAATGACAAAGATGATGAGgaggatgatgaggatgatgttGGTTTAACCATGAAGGATTCCAAATCTGATGAAAagattacaaaacagaaagatGAGTCAATACCAAAACCTCCAGGTCTACTAAGGGGTGATTCTGCCTTCGAATCTGAGGTTGATGTCATTGCAGAACAGCTGAAATTCAGAGCATGTTTGAAAATACTGATGACTGAGCTAAGGACATTGGCTACAGGTTATGAGGTGGATGGAGGGAAGCTCAGGTTTCAGCTTTACAACTGGTTAGAAAAGGAGATCTGGGCACTGCACCAAATCTGTAACTATAAAGTAGAAGGGAAGGATTCCACAAATGAAGTGGACAAATGGAAAGACAGTGATTCAATGGAGCTGGAAGGTGCTGTCTACAAGTCTGATGCTGGGTCGTACGAACGTCACCAATTAGAGCGTCAGAGGTTACAAGCAAAGCAAGAACATACTGAAAGGCGCAAGGGCTGGCTGAGAAAGAATCAGGCACTTCTCCGAGTGTTTCTGAGCTACTGTAGCTTGCATGGTGCACAGGGAGGTGGTGTTGCATCAGTAAGAATGGAGCTCATCTTTTTGTTGCAAGAGTCACAGCAG GAAACCACAGTGAAGCAGCTACAGTCTCCTCTTCCATTACCAACAACACTGCCTTTACTTTCGGCAAGCATAGCTGCAACCAAGACAGTCATTGCCAACCCAGTTTTGCACCTGAGTAACCATATCCATGACATTATGTATACTATAGTTCAGATGGACTCTCCACCTCATCCAAACATTCACGATGACAAG ACTTACACATTACACACTCAGGCAGCCTCACTTTCTGCTTGCATCTATCAAGCGCTCTGTGATAGTCACAGCTACAG CAGTCAGACAGAAACAAGTCAGTTCACAGGAATGATTTATCAAGGCTTATTATTAAGTGAAAGACGGAGATTACGGACGGAAAGCATTGAGGAACATGCAACACCAAGCTCTCTTCCTGCCCAGTGGCCAG GTGTCACATCACTCATTAACCTTGTAAAGTCAGCTCAGGATGAGGATCAGCCCAAGCTGAATGTGTTGCTATGTGAAGCAGTTGTGGCTGTCTACCTCAGTTTGTTGATCCACGGTCTTGCCACCCATTCTAGCAATGAACTTTTTCGATTAGCTGCCCACCCGCTGAATAATAGAATGTGGGCGGCAGTGTTTGGCGGAGGAGCAAAACTGATAGTCAAACCTAAAAGGTCACCAGAAATTGCACCAG CTCCTCCTGCTCGCACAGAAGAAATTGATAAGCATCGTCGTAGATTCAATATGAGAATGCTAGTGCCTGGCAGGCCAGTGAAAGAAACTGTGGTTCCTCCACCTGTACCTGCAGAGAGGCCAACCTACAAAGAGAAGTTTGTCCCCCCAGAACTCAGCATGTGGGATTACTTTGTAGCAAAA CCATTTCTTCCTCTTTCTGATAGTGGTGCTTTGTATGATTCCGATGAAAGTCTTCCAAgcgatgatgaggatgatgatgatgcttTCCTTTCCGACACTCAAATAACGGAGCACTTGGATCCTAATTCATACAG TTGGGCACTGTTGCGATTAGTACTGGTCAAGCTGGCTCTACACAATGTGAAGAATTTCTTTCCTGTTGCAGGACTGGAGTTTTCAG AACTTCCTGTAACCTCACCTTTGGGCAATGGTGTTATAAAAACTTTGGAAAACTGGGAGCAGATTCTTCTTGAAAAAATTAACAAGTTTGACGGCCCTCCGCCAAATTACATAAACACCTATCCAAGTGACGTCAGTTCTGGAGGGGGACCAGCGATACTAAGACACAAAGCCATGCTTGAACCAGACAACACCCCTTTCAA GGCTAAGCATTATTTAGCTTTTCCTGTTAAACGGCTGTGGCATTTCCTTGTGAAACAAGACGTTCTTCAAGACACACTTATTCGCTACATTTTCACCAGAAAGAGGAAGCAGAGTGAG TCATTAGAAGACCATGTGGACCAACTCAAACAAAACTGCATAGCAGAAGATCACAAAACCTGCAAG GTGGAGGCGGACCTTGGTTATCCAGGTGGAAAAGCTAAAGTCATTCACAAGGAATCAGATATTATAATGGCCTTTGCAGTCAataag GCCAGTAATAATGAAATTGTGCTAGCATCTACACATGATGTGCAGGAAATTGATGTCTCTACTCTTTTAGCTGCACAACCATACACCTGGATTGGAGAGGAGTTTGACAAAGAGTCCAGAAG CTCCGATGATCTTGATCATCGCTCCTCCCATACAAACATTGCCCAGGCAAGTGCACCTCCATTTGCACCCAGTCAAATCCCTGCGTCTGCATCGATGCCCTGGTTAGGCAGCGGGCAAACAAGCACAGGCGCTAATGTG ATCATGAAAAGAAATTTGAATAATGTGAAAAGAATGACATCACATCCAGTTTACCAGTACT atttaactGGAGCCCAGGATGGAAGTGTACGGATGTTTGAGTGGGGTCGTCCACAGCAACTTGCATGTTTTCGCCAAGCTGGCAATGCAAGGGTTACACGATTGTACTTCAATTCCCAAGGCAACAAG TGTGGGGTTGCGGACGGAGAAGGGTTTTTGAGCCTTTGGCAAGTTAACCAAACTGCATCAAATCCAAAACCTTATTTG AGCTGGCAGTGTCACAGTAAAGCCACAAGTGACTTTGCCTTCCTCACCTCCTCAAGCCTCATAGCCACAACCGGACAATCCAATGATAACAG AAATGTGTGTTTATGGGATACTCTAGTTTCACCAAATAATAGTCTGGTACATG ctTTCCCTTGTCACGACAATGGGGCCACAGTTCTTCAGTATGCACCCAGGCAACAGCTCGTCATCTCTGGAGGCAGGAAAGGCTTCATCTGCATTTTTGACATCAGACAGAGACAGCTGCTTCACACCTTTCAAGCACATGATTCTGCTGTTAAAGCTCTCGCAATGGACTCCACTGAGGACTACTTTATCACTGGCTCCGCAGAAGGAAACATGAAG GTGTGGAAATTAACAGGCCATGGgttgatttattcatttacacATGAACATGCCAAGCAGTCCATATTCAGAAACATTGGTGCTGGGGTCGTGAAAATTGAAACTGGGCCAGGAAATCGCATCTTTACATGTGGAGCAGATGGAACTCTGAAAATGAGGGTTTTGCCTGACCGCTACAATGTACCTGCTAGTATATTTGACATCCTGTAA